In Sorghum bicolor cultivar BTx623 chromosome 8, Sorghum_bicolor_NCBIv3, whole genome shotgun sequence, one genomic interval encodes:
- the LOC8069744 gene encoding MATH domain-containing protein At5g43560 isoform X2, which produces MELSKLHDGFIVEDVLTIKAQVQVIREKTDRPFRCLDGQYRRELIRVYLSNVEQICRRFIDERRSKLSRLIEDKLGWSSFNGFWLAMDPSVRRHMTREKTETILKVLVKQFFIEKEVTSTLVIDSLYSGLKALEYQSKNKKAIPKLTETDARSTPMVLIDQDMFVLADDVILLLERAALDTLPHQPLPTKDDKSSQNRTKDGNSGEEFSKDSIERDDRRLIELGWKTLELFALAHIFSRIEVAHQEAVALKRQEELIREEEAAGLAEIELKAKRNAAEKEKRAKKKQAKQKKNSRKSNKGKSGKSDINKEILMDSSPSDDRILDDFSGQTEEMSSNADNPEEVSDISDSRDDNSDVLHVDIEDRESSPVNWETDAETQATVPGSSEVQNDHAGKRTSTVDDSSSTCSSDSVPSATVNGSYTGGAWTSVRSSSNRGNNRRNKDTEARAGFAQGGSSSAHNGFIGSGSNASSHSKERHEPEDDKVVLQRKQHAQRHIDVISPSKSRMAESSFSSVSPVKKQPNMSHQPKFLLESTNSLNHRASEVSGAVTATTTAGASSTPAAQLVSNKGPVSSAATQNEKPVLVTSRPLQVLLPSKSEAQKQASVTGSANTQDISVSRPLSAPQVPAAKQSAPVTSTAPNAPLLSRSMSAVGRLGNEPSASAPSFIPRSRTYRNAMMEKSSGGGSSFTHQQGSSEQAVTPLQSIFTSQPSIPSSETLSRKEETSLRPGFTFGTVKPESLNPYQGREETSQQASSSSSSSSDCMPSNSNIRSEIAKLNLNGRSRSKQLLSEISTRFTPYQPQGLVADEFPHLDIINDLLDEEQSDRRRVLQPGFVQQFSMPNGASTPEYGLFSEPYLFDQSEQYFDEEPPRFYSPLSSAPRRLRDRSYSHFDLPSYSSSSQFDDLMMSQWPYSRTDISMPSFESDTSGYPYQAQDFPSSANRASRYPSYRPANGH; this is translated from the exons ATGGAGCTGTCAAAATTACATGATGGCTTTATTGTTGAGGATGTTCTTACCATCAAAGCCCAAGTTCAAGTTATCAG GGAGAAGACAGACCGTCCATTTCGTTGCCTTGATGGGCAGTACCGAAGGGAACTAATTAGGGTGTATCTATCAAATGTGGAACAAATTTGCCGGCGCTTTATTgatgaaagaagaagcaagcttaGCAGGTTGATTGAGGATAAACTGGGGTGGTCCAG TTTCAATGGATTCTGGCTAGCAATGGATCCAAGTGTGCGTCGACACATGACAAGGGAAAAGACTGAAACTATATTGAAAGTTCTAGTGAAACAATTCTTTATAGAGAAAGAAGTTACATCAACCTTGGTAATTGACTCACTATATAGCGGACTTAAGGCACTTGAATACCAGAGCAAGAACAAAAAGGCGATACCTAAACTAACAGAGACAGATGCTCGGAGCACTCCAATGGTACTTATTGATCAGGACATGTTTGTTTTGGCTGATGATGTGATACTTCTGCTTGAAAGAGCTGCATTGGACACACTGCCACACCAACCATTGCCTACAAAGGATGATAAAAGTTCACAAAACCGCACGAAG GATGGCAACTCAGGTGAGGAGTTCAGCAAAGATTCTATTGAGCGTGATGATAGACGGCTTATAGAGCTAGGCTGGAAGACATTGGAGCTTTTTGCCTTGGCTCATATATTCAG CCGAATAGAAGTGGCACATCAAGAGGCTGTGGCTTTGAAGCGCCAAGAGGAACTCATTCGTGAAGAGGAAGCAGCTGGACTAGCTGAAATTGAACTTAAGGCAAAGCGTAATGCTGCTGAAAAGGAAAAACGTGCCAAGAAAAAACAG GCGAAACAGAAGAAAAATAGTCGAAAAAGTAATAAGGGGAAAAGTGGCAAGTCCGACATCAATAAGGAAATACTTATGGACAGCAGTCCTTCAGATGATAGAATCCTGGATGATTTTTCTGGACAAACGGAAGAAATGTCCTCAAATGCTGACAACCCTGAAGAAGTTTCTGATATATCTGACAGCAGAGACGATAATTCAGATGTGCTTCATGTTGATATTGAAGACCGTGAATCTAGTCCTGTTAATTGGGAGACAGATGCAGAAACACAAGCTACTGTTCCTGGAAGTAGTGAGGTGCAAAATGACCATGCAGGGAAGAGGACCTCTACTGTGGATGATAGCTCATCAACTTGTTCATCAGACTCGGTCCCTTCAGCTACCGTGAACGGATCATATACAGGAGGTGCCTGGACAAGCGTGAGATCCTCATCCAATAG GGGAAACAACCGGAGGAATAAGGATACTGAAGCACGGGCAGGATTTGCACAAGGTGGATCAAGTTCAGCGCATAATGGTTTTATAGGATCTGGCAGCAATGCCTCTAGCCACTCAAAGGAAAGACACGAACCTGAG GATGATAAAGTTGTCTTGCAGAGGAAGCAACATGCACAACGGCACATTGATGTCATTAGCCCCTCTAAGTCAAGAATGGCGGAGTCTTCATTTTCTTCTGTGAGCCCTGTTAAGAAGCAACCTAACATGTCTCATCAACCAAAATTTTTGCTAGAAAGCACCAATAGTTTGAATCACCGTGCAAGCGAAGTTTCAGGCGCTGTGACTGCCACTACAACAGCAGGTGCCTCTTCAACCCCGGCAGCTCAGTTAGTTTCGAATAAAGGACCTGTATCCAGTGCTGCAACCCAGAATGAGAAGCCAGTTCTAGTTACAAGTAGACCCCTGCAGGTTCTTTTACCATCCAAATCTGAAGCGCAGAAACAGGCTTCCGTAACTGGCAGTGCAAATACTCAGGACATTTCAGTATCAAGGCCCTTGAGTGCCCCACAAGTCCCTGCGGCGAAACAAAGTGCACCAGTCACTTCAACAGCTCCGAATGCACCTCTTCTTTCTCGTTCAATGAGTGCTGTTGGGCGGTTGGGAAATGAACCCTCTGCCAGTGCTCCTAGTTTCATTCCCCGGTCACGAACATATCGCAATGCCATGATGGAGAAAAGTTCTGGTGGTGGAAGCAGTTTCACACATCAGCAAGGTTCGTCCGAGCAAGCAGTTACACCATTGCAATCGATTTTTACATCGCAACCTTCCATTCCGTCATCAGAGACCTTGTCTAGGAAAGAGGAAACATCATTGAGACCTGGGTTTACATTTGGAACTGTAAAGCCCGAGTCACTGAACCCATATCAGGGCAGAGAAGAGACCTCACAACaagcgagcagcagcagcagcagcagtagtgaTTGTATGCCATCGAATTCGAACATCAGAAGCGAGATTGCGAAGCTCAATTTGAATGGAAGATCACGAAGCAAGCAACTGTTGTCAGAAATTTCTACCAGATTTACTCCCTATCAGCCACAAGGCTTGGTCGCTGATGAGTTCCCACACCTAGACATCATCAACGACTTGTTGGATGAGGAGCAGAGTGACAGGAGAAGGGTTCTTCAACCTGGTTTTGTTCAACAATTCTCTATGCCTAATGGTGCCAGCACACCTGAGTATGGTTTGTTTAGTGAGCCATACCTGTTTGACCAGTCTGAGCAATACTTTGACGAGGAGCCTCCAAGGTTTTATAGTCCATTGAGCAGTGCTCCTCGGAGGCTGAGGGACCGGAGCTATTCACACTTTGATCTCCCATCATACTCCAGCAGCAGCCAGTTTGATGATCTGATGATGAGTCAGTGGCCATACAGCCGCACTGACATCTCCATGCCTAGTTTTGAGTCAGACACAAGTGGCTACCCTTATCAGGCGCAGGATTTCCCGAGTTCAGCTAATAGAGCAAGCAGGTACCCATCGTATCGCCCTGCCAATGGGCATTGA
- the LOC8069745 gene encoding uncharacterized protein LOC8069745 yields MASHELVLGHGQDAELALGPNHHDFGQDHGLGLGHSHELDLGGHAHDHELVLGQSHEHDHQLVLGHHHDDDHQLVLGHDHHHHGHHVGELALRQGHEGDSGALELEVQGHHHDELDLSESHELTLAETHHLGVDENLDQLSLEQAHELALQPHDLSQGPLAVAPVVQSRTMVVSPEFQLQVGQEFPDVMSCRRAIRNTAIACHFEIQTVKSDKSRFTAKCAAEACPWRIHAAKLPGVPTFSIRTIHDNHSCVGINHLGHQQASVQWVANTVEERLRENPQCKPKEILEEIHKAHGITLSYKQAWRGKERIMAAVRGSFEEGYRLLPEYCRQVERTNPGSIARVYGNPDDNCFRRLFISFNASIFGFVNACRPLIGLDRTLLKNKYLGTLFLATGFDGDGALFPLAFGVVDEETDENWVWFLSELHELLEKNTENMPRLTILSDRRKGITDGVEFNFPTAFHGYCMRHVSETFKKEFNNPVLVNLLWEAAHALTVIEFETKLLEIEDTSSEAVVWIRHLPPRLWATAYFEGTRYGHLTANITESLNSWILDASGLPIIQMMECIRRQLMTWFNERREASMQWNTILVPAAERRVQEAIERARGYQVARANEAEFEVISAHEGTNIVDIRNRCCLCRGWQLYGVPCAHGVAALLSCRQNVHRYTESCFTVATYRKTYSQTIHPIPDKTLWNETADHEVADQGQAEETKMEMVINPPKSLRPPGRPRKKRIRAEDRGRVKRVVHCSRCNQTGHFRTTCAAPI; encoded by the coding sequence ATGGCGAGCCACGAGCTGGTCCTTGGGCACGGGCAGGACGCGGAGCTGGCGTTGGGGCCGAACCACCACGACTTCGGCCAGGACCACGGGCTGGGACTCGGCCACAGCCACGAGCTCGACCTCGGCGGCCACGCGCACGACCATGAGCTCGTCCTGGGCCAGTCGCACGAGCACGACCACCAGCTCGTCCTCGGCCACCACCACGATGACGACCACCAGCTGGTCCTCGGGCACGACCATCACCACCACGGCCACCACGTCGGCGAGCTGGCTCTGAGGCAGGGCCATGAGGGGGACTCTGGGGCACTGGAACTGGAAGTGCAGGGCCACCACCATGACGAGCTTGACTTGTCGGAGAGCCACGAGCTGACGCTTGCCGAGACGCACCACCTGGGTGTTGATGAGAATCTCGATCAGCTCTCGCTCGAGCAGGCTCATGAGCTCGCACTGCAGCCACATGATCTCTCCCAGGGTCCTCTTGCTGTCGCTCCTGTTGTCCAGTCACGGACCATGGTTGTGAGCCCTGAGTTCCAGCTCCAAGTGGGGCAGGAGTTTCCCGACGTTATGAGCTGCCGCAGGGCCATCCGCAACACCGCCATCGCCTGCCACTTTGAGATACAGACGGTGAAGTCTGACAAGTCCCGGTTCACTGCTAAATGTGCTGCCGAGGCCTGCCCATGGCGCATACATGCAGCAAAGCTCCCCGGTGtgcccaccttctccatcagaaCCATTCATGACAACCACAGCTGTGTCGGGATCAACCATCTTGGCCATCAGCAGGCATCTGTTCAGTGGGTTGCAAACACTGTCGAAGAGAGGCTACGTGAGAACCCACAATGCAAGCCCAAAGAAATTTTGGAAGAAATCCACAAGGCCCATGGGATCACCCTATCCTACAAGCAAGCTTGGAGAGGTAAGGAGCGGATCATGGCTGCGGTTCGAGGGTCTTTTGAGGAAGGATACCGTCTCCTGCCTGAGTACTGTAGGCAGGTGGAAAGAACAAATCCAGGAAGTATAGCTCGAGTCTATGGAAACCCAGATGACAATTGCTTTCGGCGACTCTTCATATCATTCAATGCATCAATATTTGGTTTCGTCAATGCATGCCGTCCACTCATTGGGCTTGATAGGACCCTTCTGAAAAACAAGTATCTTGGCACCTTGTTCCTTGCCACTGGTTTTGATGGAGATGGTGCTCTCTTTCCTTTGGCATTTGGCGTGGTTGATGAGGAAACTGATGAGAACTGGGTGTGGTTCTTGTCTGAGTTGCACGAGTTGCTAGAGAAGAACACAGAGAACATGCCAAGGCTCACCATCCTGTCAGATAGACGGAAGGGCATTACTGATGGAGTTGAATTCAACTTCCCAACTGCATTCCATGGGTACTGTATGCGTCATGTTAGTGAAACCTTCAAAAAGGAGTTCAACAATCCAGTGCTTGTCAACCTTCTCTGGGAAGCTGCTCATGCACTGACTGTGATAGAGTTTGAAACTAAGCTGCTGGAGATAGAGGACACATCATCAGAAGCTGTTGTCTGGATAAGGCACCTACCTCCTCGTCTTTGGGCCACCGCTTACTTTGAGGGGACAAGGTACGGTCATCTAACAGCAAACATCACGGAGTCGCTAAATTCCTGGATACTGGATGCCTCTGGCCTTCCTATAATTCAGATGATGGAATGCATCCGTCGCCAGCTGATGACTTGGTTCAACGAGCGTCGCGAAGCAAGCATGCAGTGGAACACAATCCTCGTGCCTGCAGCCGAGCGCCGTGTGCAAGAGGCCATTGAGCGTGCACGGGGCTACCAGGTGGCCCGAGCCAATGAGGCAGAATTCGAGGTCATCTCAGCTCACGAGGGAACAAACATTGTGGACATCCGCAACAGGTGCTGTTTGTGCCGGGGGTGGCAGCTCTATGGTGTGCCGTGTGCTCATGGTGTGGCGGCACTCCTCTCCTGTAGGCAGAACGTCCACCGCTACACCGAGAGCTGTTTCACGGTGGCAACATACCGCAAGACTTACTCGCAAACCATACACCCAATCCCAGACAAGACCCTCTGGAATGAAACAGCAGATCATGAAGTAGCAGATCAAGGACAGGCTGAAGAGACCAAGATGGAGATGGTCATCAACCCACCAAAGTCGCTGAGGCCTCCAGGACGTCCGAGGAAGAAGAGGATACGAGCAGAGGACCGAGGGCGAGTCAAGCGGGTCGTTCACTGCAGCCGCTGCAACCAGACTGGACACTTCAGAACCACATGTGCTGCTCCAATATGA
- the LOC8069746 gene encoding uncharacterized protein LOC8069746 has protein sequence MPPPPIAAAATALPAAHLARVVAASGNGGANPPRTAPRRGRRGKPGFSRRSAIKKSFHQEQVVFSTPVPADPTVAVIGGGASGLSCASALAARGVRSVVFDTGMHGLGGRMATRFVDGGEQLVFDHAAQFFTASDERFQSMVDEWLDRGLVREWSGLVGELEAGGRFRAIPSLTPRYIGVNGMRPLADAMLPETDMIKVLRPCWISKLEPFNGLWRLFENEKPHGEYDAIVIAHNGKCANRLLSTSGLPLLTKQMKRLELSSVWALLAAFEAPLPVPCIDSRGAFEGAFVRDVDSLSWMGNNTRKLFPMQTGTPECWTFFSTAAYGKRNKVPQENIPKVTAEKVKEDMLGGVEHALGLSKGSLQQPIYTRVQLWGAALPMNTPGVSCIFDPLGRAGICGDWLTGSSIEAAVLSGMSLANHIADYFVSNGDRPEEFAIGLHEDLNAVEGHDIGQFPGLDSQTPQVAEAQLTPSI, from the exons ATGCCGCCGCCTCCCATCGCCGCCGCTGCCACCGCGCTCCCGGCTGCCCACCTCGCCAGGGTGGTGGCCGCTTCCGGAAACGGAGGCGCGAATCCGCCGAGGACGGCCCCTCGTCGGGGGCGGCGCGGCAAGCCCGGGTTCTCGCGGCGTTCGGCAATCAAGAAGAGCTTCCACCAGGAACAGGTCGTGTTCTCCACCCCGGTCCCCGCCGACCCCACCGTCGCCGTCATCGGAGGCGGCGCTTCCGGCCTCTCCTGCGCGTCTGCCCTCGCCGCGCGCGGCGTCCGCTCCGTCGTCTTCGACACG GGAATGCACGGCCTAGGCGGCAGGATGGCGACTAGGTTCGTCGACGGCGGCGAGCAGCTGGTGTTCGACCACGCGGCGCAGTTCTTCACCGCGAGCGACGAGAGGTTCCAGAGCATGGTCGACGAGTGGCTCGACAGAGGGCTGGTCCGTGAGTGGAGTGGCTTGGTCGGCGAGCTCGAAGCTGGCGGCCGTTTCAGGGCCATACCTTCGTTGACGCCGAGGTACATCGGTGTGAATGGGATGCGCCCACTTGCAGATGCAATGCTGCCTGAG ACTGATATGATTAAAGTTTTGAGGCCTTGTTGGATAAGCAAACTTGAGCCCTTCAATGGCTTGTGGCGCTTGTTTGAGAATgaaaagccccatggtgaataTGATGCCATTGTGATAGCTCATAATG GGAAATGTGCCAACCGTCTGCTTTCTACATCAGGACTGCCATTACTAACAAAACAAATGAAG AGACTAGAGCTCAGTTCTGTCTGGGCACTCCTTGCGGCATTTGAAGCTCCTCTTCCGGTTCCATGTATTGATTCACGTGGAGCATTTGAAGGAGCATTTGTGAGAGATGTCGATTCTCTCTCTTGGATGGGCAACAATACCCGCAAACTTTTTCCAATGCAGACAGGCACACCCGAGTGCTGGACATTTTTCAGTACTGCTGCTTATGGAAAAAGAAACAAAGTCCCACAG GAAAATATCCCAAAAGTCACGGCAGAAAAGGTGAAGGAAGACATGCTTGGAGGAGTAGAACATGCTTTAGGGTTATCAAAAGGATCTCTTCAGCAACCAATTTACACAAGAGTGCAGTTATG GGGTGCAGCTCTGCCGATGAACACTCCAGGAGTATCATGCATATTTGATCCCCTAGGGCGAGCAGGCATCTGCGGTGACTGGCTTACTGGTTCAAGCATAGAAGCGGCTGTTTTAAGTGGGATGTCACTCGCAAACCAT ATAGCTGACTACTTTGTGAGCAACGGAGATCGACCTGAAGAGTTTGCGATTGGTCTGCACGAGGACCTAAATGCAGTTGAAGGGCATGATATCGGCCAGTTTCCCGGGTTAGACAGTCAGACAccacaagtagcggaagctcaACTGACGCCGAGCATATGA
- the LOC8069744 gene encoding MATH domain-containing protein At5g43560 isoform X1 encodes MAGTLTEDNGADARSSSTEEMPSDQQSHSGDSLAEWRSSEQVENGTPSTSPAYSDTDDDDCGPRPSELYGKFTWRIDNFSQINKRELRSNSFDVGGFKWYILIYPQGCDVCNHLSLFLCVANHDKLLPGWSHFAQFTIAVINRDPKKSKYSDTLHRFWKKEHDWGWKKFMELSKLHDGFIVEDVLTIKAQVQVIREKTDRPFRCLDGQYRRELIRVYLSNVEQICRRFIDERRSKLSRLIEDKLGWSSFNGFWLAMDPSVRRHMTREKTETILKVLVKQFFIEKEVTSTLVIDSLYSGLKALEYQSKNKKAIPKLTETDARSTPMVLIDQDMFVLADDVILLLERAALDTLPHQPLPTKDDKSSQNRTKDGNSGEEFSKDSIERDDRRLIELGWKTLELFALAHIFSRIEVAHQEAVALKRQEELIREEEAAGLAEIELKAKRNAAEKEKRAKKKQAKQKKNSRKSNKGKSGKSDINKEILMDSSPSDDRILDDFSGQTEEMSSNADNPEEVSDISDSRDDNSDVLHVDIEDRESSPVNWETDAETQATVPGSSEVQNDHAGKRTSTVDDSSSTCSSDSVPSATVNGSYTGGAWTSVRSSSNRGNNRRNKDTEARAGFAQGGSSSAHNGFIGSGSNASSHSKERHEPEDDKVVLQRKQHAQRHIDVISPSKSRMAESSFSSVSPVKKQPNMSHQPKFLLESTNSLNHRASEVSGAVTATTTAGASSTPAAQLVSNKGPVSSAATQNEKPVLVTSRPLQVLLPSKSEAQKQASVTGSANTQDISVSRPLSAPQVPAAKQSAPVTSTAPNAPLLSRSMSAVGRLGNEPSASAPSFIPRSRTYRNAMMEKSSGGGSSFTHQQGSSEQAVTPLQSIFTSQPSIPSSETLSRKEETSLRPGFTFGTVKPESLNPYQGREETSQQASSSSSSSSDCMPSNSNIRSEIAKLNLNGRSRSKQLLSEISTRFTPYQPQGLVADEFPHLDIINDLLDEEQSDRRRVLQPGFVQQFSMPNGASTPEYGLFSEPYLFDQSEQYFDEEPPRFYSPLSSAPRRLRDRSYSHFDLPSYSSSSQFDDLMMSQWPYSRTDISMPSFESDTSGYPYQAQDFPSSANRASRYPSYRPANGH; translated from the exons ATGGCTGGCACTTTGACTGAGGACAATGGTGCGGATGCTAGATCCTCATCAACTGAAGAGATGCCAAGTGATCAACAGAGTCATTCTGGGGATTCTTTAGCTGAGTGGAGGTCGAGTGAGCAAGTTGAGAATGGAACACCATCCACTTCACCAGCGTACTCAGACACTGATGATGACGACTGTG GACCTAGGCCTTCTGAGCTATATGGGAAGTTTACATGGAGAATTGATAATTTCTCCCAAATCAACAAGAGAGAGCTAAGAAGTAATTCCTTTGATGTTGGTGGATTTAAGTG GTATATCTTAATTTACCCACAAGGATGTGATGTCTGCAATCACCTCTCACTCTTTCTTTGTGTTGCCAACCATGATAAGCTACTCCCAG GATGGAGTCACTTTGCGCAATTTACAATAGCTGTAATTAATAGAGACCCTAAGAAATCGAAGTATTCTG ATACACTGCATCGGTTTTGGAAGAAAGAGCATGATTGGGGGTGGAAAAAGTTTATGGAGCTGTCAAAATTACATGATGGCTTTATTGTTGAGGATGTTCTTACCATCAAAGCCCAAGTTCAAGTTATCAG GGAGAAGACAGACCGTCCATTTCGTTGCCTTGATGGGCAGTACCGAAGGGAACTAATTAGGGTGTATCTATCAAATGTGGAACAAATTTGCCGGCGCTTTATTgatgaaagaagaagcaagcttaGCAGGTTGATTGAGGATAAACTGGGGTGGTCCAG TTTCAATGGATTCTGGCTAGCAATGGATCCAAGTGTGCGTCGACACATGACAAGGGAAAAGACTGAAACTATATTGAAAGTTCTAGTGAAACAATTCTTTATAGAGAAAGAAGTTACATCAACCTTGGTAATTGACTCACTATATAGCGGACTTAAGGCACTTGAATACCAGAGCAAGAACAAAAAGGCGATACCTAAACTAACAGAGACAGATGCTCGGAGCACTCCAATGGTACTTATTGATCAGGACATGTTTGTTTTGGCTGATGATGTGATACTTCTGCTTGAAAGAGCTGCATTGGACACACTGCCACACCAACCATTGCCTACAAAGGATGATAAAAGTTCACAAAACCGCACGAAG GATGGCAACTCAGGTGAGGAGTTCAGCAAAGATTCTATTGAGCGTGATGATAGACGGCTTATAGAGCTAGGCTGGAAGACATTGGAGCTTTTTGCCTTGGCTCATATATTCAG CCGAATAGAAGTGGCACATCAAGAGGCTGTGGCTTTGAAGCGCCAAGAGGAACTCATTCGTGAAGAGGAAGCAGCTGGACTAGCTGAAATTGAACTTAAGGCAAAGCGTAATGCTGCTGAAAAGGAAAAACGTGCCAAGAAAAAACAG GCGAAACAGAAGAAAAATAGTCGAAAAAGTAATAAGGGGAAAAGTGGCAAGTCCGACATCAATAAGGAAATACTTATGGACAGCAGTCCTTCAGATGATAGAATCCTGGATGATTTTTCTGGACAAACGGAAGAAATGTCCTCAAATGCTGACAACCCTGAAGAAGTTTCTGATATATCTGACAGCAGAGACGATAATTCAGATGTGCTTCATGTTGATATTGAAGACCGTGAATCTAGTCCTGTTAATTGGGAGACAGATGCAGAAACACAAGCTACTGTTCCTGGAAGTAGTGAGGTGCAAAATGACCATGCAGGGAAGAGGACCTCTACTGTGGATGATAGCTCATCAACTTGTTCATCAGACTCGGTCCCTTCAGCTACCGTGAACGGATCATATACAGGAGGTGCCTGGACAAGCGTGAGATCCTCATCCAATAG GGGAAACAACCGGAGGAATAAGGATACTGAAGCACGGGCAGGATTTGCACAAGGTGGATCAAGTTCAGCGCATAATGGTTTTATAGGATCTGGCAGCAATGCCTCTAGCCACTCAAAGGAAAGACACGAACCTGAG GATGATAAAGTTGTCTTGCAGAGGAAGCAACATGCACAACGGCACATTGATGTCATTAGCCCCTCTAAGTCAAGAATGGCGGAGTCTTCATTTTCTTCTGTGAGCCCTGTTAAGAAGCAACCTAACATGTCTCATCAACCAAAATTTTTGCTAGAAAGCACCAATAGTTTGAATCACCGTGCAAGCGAAGTTTCAGGCGCTGTGACTGCCACTACAACAGCAGGTGCCTCTTCAACCCCGGCAGCTCAGTTAGTTTCGAATAAAGGACCTGTATCCAGTGCTGCAACCCAGAATGAGAAGCCAGTTCTAGTTACAAGTAGACCCCTGCAGGTTCTTTTACCATCCAAATCTGAAGCGCAGAAACAGGCTTCCGTAACTGGCAGTGCAAATACTCAGGACATTTCAGTATCAAGGCCCTTGAGTGCCCCACAAGTCCCTGCGGCGAAACAAAGTGCACCAGTCACTTCAACAGCTCCGAATGCACCTCTTCTTTCTCGTTCAATGAGTGCTGTTGGGCGGTTGGGAAATGAACCCTCTGCCAGTGCTCCTAGTTTCATTCCCCGGTCACGAACATATCGCAATGCCATGATGGAGAAAAGTTCTGGTGGTGGAAGCAGTTTCACACATCAGCAAGGTTCGTCCGAGCAAGCAGTTACACCATTGCAATCGATTTTTACATCGCAACCTTCCATTCCGTCATCAGAGACCTTGTCTAGGAAAGAGGAAACATCATTGAGACCTGGGTTTACATTTGGAACTGTAAAGCCCGAGTCACTGAACCCATATCAGGGCAGAGAAGAGACCTCACAACaagcgagcagcagcagcagcagcagtagtgaTTGTATGCCATCGAATTCGAACATCAGAAGCGAGATTGCGAAGCTCAATTTGAATGGAAGATCACGAAGCAAGCAACTGTTGTCAGAAATTTCTACCAGATTTACTCCCTATCAGCCACAAGGCTTGGTCGCTGATGAGTTCCCACACCTAGACATCATCAACGACTTGTTGGATGAGGAGCAGAGTGACAGGAGAAGGGTTCTTCAACCTGGTTTTGTTCAACAATTCTCTATGCCTAATGGTGCCAGCACACCTGAGTATGGTTTGTTTAGTGAGCCATACCTGTTTGACCAGTCTGAGCAATACTTTGACGAGGAGCCTCCAAGGTTTTATAGTCCATTGAGCAGTGCTCCTCGGAGGCTGAGGGACCGGAGCTATTCACACTTTGATCTCCCATCATACTCCAGCAGCAGCCAGTTTGATGATCTGATGATGAGTCAGTGGCCATACAGCCGCACTGACATCTCCATGCCTAGTTTTGAGTCAGACACAAGTGGCTACCCTTATCAGGCGCAGGATTTCCCGAGTTCAGCTAATAGAGCAAGCAGGTACCCATCGTATCGCCCTGCCAATGGGCATTGA